Below is a genomic region from Brucella sp. BE17.
ATTCCCACGCGTTACTCACCCGTCTGCCGCTCCCTCCGAAAAGGGCGCTCGACTTGCATGTGTTAAGCCTGCCGCCAGCGTTCGTTCTGAGCCAGGATCAAACTCTCAAGTTGAAAATTTGATTTATGGCTATAATGGTCAAAGCATCCATTCCTAAAAACAGACACTCAGAACCGTGGTCACGCTCAAATTTGACGAGAACATATTTTACACACCAACTTCAATCTCAAAGGTCGAAACCTCGTGACCAAAGCCAGGTAACATAGTTCTATCAAGAAACGTGTCCGCCAAAGTTCTGTCGATAGCTCAATCTCTTGAACCATCAGCAGGCATTGCCGCCCACGTTTCTCTTTCTTCTGTATAAAATTATCAAAGAACAGACAGTCTCAAAACCGTCGAAAATCTCAACCGCATCAATCGCATCCCGATCTCTCAAACCATCCAGACCCTAAAGCCTCTCAAGTCCCAATCTCGTCTGCGCCTCTCAGCGGTGCCGGGCTTCTAGGCCGTTCAAAACAACCTGTCAACACCCTTTTCAAAAAAGAATTCACAGCCTTACAACCATAAACCCTCTCAACACATTAACCAGATCTTCATCCAGTCAACGCAGCCAACATAACCAATCTAAACATCGCTGCTAAACCAATCAAGTCAACCATAAGGACGAAGCAACCAGTCGCTTGCGACGATGCCGCCCTCGGTGAGCGCTATATACGACCCACAACAAAGAACTGTCAACGCCTATTATACATTTAATTTCGCCTCTTTGGAGAAATGGATAAATTGCAATGCTGTATATGAAGAAAGTCGGCACAGCTCCGTCAATAAGGCGAGACGGCGGAGCGAAATGCTGCAATTTCTTGCAGTCCGCTATTTTGACTACCGATCCTGCGCGCTGACGCCATGGGGCATATGCCCCCAAGCCGTGTCGAACTATATTGCTATTCTGGCGGCTGATGCGAAGATCACCAACATTGATCTGCTTGCAAGGGACGGAGACAGTAGATGACCGAAACACCCATCCTCGCCGCCATATTGGCTGTGAAAGACCTGCCCGTAGACAGGCTCATGGCCGATATTGCTTTGCGTGCCGGGCAGGCAGGATTGCGTGTGACGGGCTTTTTGCAACACCGTGCAACTGACGCAGACGAATGTTGCAGCGATATTGAAATCAGACATATCACGAGTGGCGTCATTCGGGTCATTTCACAACCACTCGGTTCAGGCTCGCAGGGCTGTCGGCTTGATCCGCAAGCGCTTGCCAGTGTCGCCGGTGATCTTCTGGCAGAGCTTGATAAAGGTATTGACCTTCTGATCATCAATCGCTTTGGCAAGGACGAAACTGAAGGTCAGGGCCTGCGCGCCATCATCGAAGCGGCCTATGGGCGAGGAATCCCGGTTCTGACCGTCGTGCGCGATACATATGTCGACGGCTGGCGAGATTTCGCAGGCGATTGCGGCACATTACTGGAGCCTCAAAGCGCCAACGTGGTGCAATGGTTCGAAGCTGTCGCGAGCGCACGATCTTTGCGTCTTTCTGCCTGATTTATCGAGCACACACCTCTGGATCCCAGCTTTTGGACAGAGCAATATTAAAGTCGAGCAGATCTATCGCCCGCAAGGCGATCTGGGTCGCCACTTGATCGACCGTCATAGGGTTCAGATAAAACGCGGGCACGGGCGGCATGATTATCGCGCCCATTTCCGTGACCGTGCACATGTTACGCAGATGCACCAGATGCAGCGGCGTTTCGCGGGCGACGAGGACCAGTTTGCGCCGCTCTTTCAGATGCACATCCGCAGCGCGTGTAAGCAAGCTGTCACCAAAGCCATGTGCGATGGAGGCCAGCGTGCGCATAGAACAAGGCACCACAATCATCCCCGCCGTCGGGACCGAGCCGCTTGCGACAATCGCACCCACCTCGGTTACATCATGCGTCCGGTCTGCAAGACTGGTCAGTTGTGTTAACCCATCCGGGCCAAGCTCGTAGCCCAGGGTCTGCTCACCCGCAGCCGAGATAACGAGATGGGTTTCCACACTCTCGATCGTGCGAAGGGCTTGCAGGAGTTTA
It encodes:
- a CDS encoding DUF2478 domain-containing protein, coding for MTETPILAAILAVKDLPVDRLMADIALRAGQAGLRVTGFLQHRATDADECCSDIEIRHITSGVIRVISQPLGSGSQGCRLDPQALASVAGDLLAELDKGIDLLIINRFGKDETEGQGLRAIIEAAYGRGIPVLTVVRDTYVDGWRDFAGDCGTLLEPQSANVVQWFEAVASARSLRLSA
- a CDS encoding UbiX family flavin prenyltransferase, whose translation is MKRIVVGVSGASGSIIALKLLQALRTIESVETHLVISAAGEQTLGYELGPDGLTQLTSLADRTHDVTEVGAIVASGSVPTAGMIVVPCSMRTLASIAHGFGDSLLTRAADVHLKERRKLVLVARETPLHLVHLRNMCTVTEMGAIIMPPVPAFYLNPMTVDQVATQIALRAIDLLDFNIALSKSWDPEVCAR